A segment of the Leptolyngbya sp. CCY15150 genome:
GAAAACCAAGGGCATCCATACCCTAAGGCTAGGATCACAGAGCAGGTGAGATGTATGGTGCGGTGCATCAAATCAACCTGATCGTTGAATTCTAGGGTTGATAGCTTGCAGCCTCAGGTGGCACTGTCTTGGGCAGCGATCGCCCCACGATGTATAACGAGATAACAACCATACCTGCCCTAAGTCGGGTGAACTAGTTAAAGATTCATGACTGCTAAGTTAGTCAGTTGCCCGTCTCTCTTGAAGACGTTATTAATATAAGGTCGAAGTGCTTTAAGCCACACCGATATCATCATTCATTTGATCATCACGCATTAACCGCCGTGCTAGAGGTTGCATACGGATGGAGTCGCTGAACAATCTACCGAATACTTCTGATTCAGACCAGGGTCATCACCCTGAGCAAGTTTTGGCCAAGATGAGCCAAGATTTGCAGCAGCTACAGCAAAGCTTAGTGGTTCAACTGAGCCAAGATGTAAGCCGACTTCAGACCGAGAAGTCAAAGCTGATGAACGATATTGACGCGCTGCAGTCTCAACGGCAAGACTTGACCACCCATCAAGAGACCACGCTCTCCCAGCAGCAAATTGCTCAGCAGCAAATTTGGGCTTCGCAAATGGCGCAAGCGATCGCCGATCATCTGCAAACCTTGATGGTACATCGCCTGGGCGAGATGCACCAAGAGCCCGATCGCTCTGAGCCAGCGCCCACCTTAGCCGATCGCCCCACTGCACCCGTGGGCCAGGATGACGCTACCTATCGAGTACTCAACTCCTTAGATGCTAGCCTCAACCAGACGCTCACCTCCGTCAAGCGTGACCTCAGCAGCTATCAAAGCTCCCTATCCCAACAGCTCAATCGGATGCAAACGATGCAGCAGCAGGGAGAAGCGATTTTAGAAGTGCTGGTGAGCCGTCTCAATCAACAGCTTCAAGACGAAGTGCGGCGATCGCAGGTGCGTCCTGCCGACCAAAATGGCTATATGGGATCTTCACCCAGCTCTTGGAGCCCATCTCCGCCTCCAGAGGGTTCTGTGGCAACCGCCTATCGTAACGGCTCCCCGGCCCCGATGGCGGCTCCTGCTCCATCGCCACCGTCCCAAGCGCTTTCCTCGTTCCAACTGGGCCTGATTATGGTGCTGGGGTCTACCCTGGCGCTGTCGCTCCACAACGTGGTGGTGGGCATCATTGGCAACGAAAGCAGCATTTTCAACATCTGGTCTCTAGGCGGATTTATTAGCCTGTCTAGCCTAGGCAACTCGATCCTGGTGCTGCTGATTCGCATGTTGATTGTGGTGCCGTTGATGACGTTGATTGCCATGGTCATCTACCCCAAAACCTGGAGCGAAATTAAGGGCTTTTGCCTCTCCCAAGACTATGGCTTGATGCGTAGCGTCGTAGGCAGCGGCTTCTTCCTCTTCCTGTCGCAGGTCTTAATCTATATTTCCATTGCCGGTGTGGGGCCAGGCGTCGCCGTGACGATTCTATTCATGTACCCCATTATTACCGCACCCCTAGCCTGGATATTTTTTGGCGATCGCCCTAGCTGGCTGCGTGTTGTAGTCATGATCGCCATTTTCCTAGGCGTTGTTCTCACCAGTTGGCCACGACTGGTCGGCACGGGTGAACTATCGATCTGGGGCATTGGCACGGCGATTATTTCCGGCATTGCCTTCGCCTTTTACCTCATTGCCATGCAGATTAGCTTCCGGAAACTGCATCCGGTGCCGGTTAGCGTCATCCAGTTTTTCACCATTTTTGTCTTGACTTGCCTCAGCCTGATTCTGCTACCGCTCACCAGTCCCATCACAGGGTTTGACTATGGCCTGTCCCTCAATCCCCAAGGGCGGGCAGGACTCTTGGCCAGCGGTTTTGTCCTGGGAGCCTTGACCTTGGTGGGCTACTTGATGAACAACTATGGCGTGCGCTACATGGGGGCGGCGCGGGCGTCGATTATTGCGTCCAGCGGGCCGGTGTTAACGGCTCTCCTGGCCTTTGTGATTACGCCGGGGCCCCGCACGGCCTTGGCCACGGTGCAAATTATTGGGGTCTTGATTGTCACGATTGGGGTGACGGCCATGAACTTTGAAAAGATGGTGATGCAACGCCCCAAAAAATCCTAACCCCATCCTCCCAGTACCGGAAGACAGAAGAACGAAAACAGAAGAACGAAAAAGAATCCAGGACATATGAGGTTTCCCGCCTCAGCCAATAGGCGGGTCACTTCCGCCTCAGAGTATTAGTT
Coding sequences within it:
- a CDS encoding DMT family transporter, with amino-acid sequence MESLNNLPNTSDSDQGHHPEQVLAKMSQDLQQLQQSLVVQLSQDVSRLQTEKSKLMNDIDALQSQRQDLTTHQETTLSQQQIAQQQIWASQMAQAIADHLQTLMVHRLGEMHQEPDRSEPAPTLADRPTAPVGQDDATYRVLNSLDASLNQTLTSVKRDLSSYQSSLSQQLNRMQTMQQQGEAILEVLVSRLNQQLQDEVRRSQVRPADQNGYMGSSPSSWSPSPPPEGSVATAYRNGSPAPMAAPAPSPPSQALSSFQLGLIMVLGSTLALSLHNVVVGIIGNESSIFNIWSLGGFISLSSLGNSILVLLIRMLIVVPLMTLIAMVIYPKTWSEIKGFCLSQDYGLMRSVVGSGFFLFLSQVLIYISIAGVGPGVAVTILFMYPIITAPLAWIFFGDRPSWLRVVVMIAIFLGVVLTSWPRLVGTGELSIWGIGTAIISGIAFAFYLIAMQISFRKLHPVPVSVIQFFTIFVLTCLSLILLPLTSPITGFDYGLSLNPQGRAGLLASGFVLGALTLVGYLMNNYGVRYMGAARASIIASSGPVLTALLAFVITPGPRTALATVQIIGVLIVTIGVTAMNFEKMVMQRPKKS